In Carassius gibelio isolate Cgi1373 ecotype wild population from Czech Republic chromosome B19, carGib1.2-hapl.c, whole genome shotgun sequence, one DNA window encodes the following:
- the mtx1b gene encoding metaxin-1b: protein MAAPLELFCWKGDYGLPSVDVDCLTVLAYAKFAGAPLKVHKITNPWRSPTGTLPALKTREEGSISQPSKIIIHLRKQKYNADYDLSAKEGADTLAFVSLLEEKLLPALIYTLWIDSKNYVDVTRRWYAENISFPLNFLLPNRMHCQQLEKLRLVRGDPVLEPGEQLEKELYRDAFECMTLLSQRLGSQKFFFGDSPSSLDAYVFAHLAPLLKIKLPNGKLQQHLTSLNNLQQYCTNILALYFPSDAREAPGRKTHAQPDSSDLDNEPHKRRNQVLSVLFAVGAMLGYAILTGIVSIKRERPQLKNSGHDDGDEEDED from the exons ATGGCGGCCCCCTTGGAGTTGTTCTGTTGGAAAGGCGATTATGGATTACCTTCAGTAGATGTGGACTGTTTAACGGTGCTG GCCTATGCCAAGTTTGCTGGTGCTCCTCTTAAAGTTCACAAAATCACCAACCCATGGAGAAGCCCTACAG GGACTCTGCCCGCTCTGAAGACCAGGGAAGAAGGAAGCATCTCTCAACCCAGTAAGATCATCATTCATCTCAGGAAACAG AAGTACAATGCAGACTATGACCTATCAGCGAAGGAGGGCGCAGATACGCTCGCCTTCGTCTCTCTGCTGGAGGAGAAACTGCTGCCTGCACTG atCTACACACTGTGGATAGACTCTAAAAACTATGTGGATGTTACACGGCGCTGGTATGCAGAAAACATCTCCTTCCCTCTCAACTTCCTGCTGCCCAACCGCATGCATTGCCAGCAGCTGGAGAAGTTGAGGCTCGTGAGGGGAGACCCAGTCCTGGAGCCCGGCGAACAGCTGGAGAAAGAG CTTTATCGTGATGCTTTTGAATGTATGACCCTCCTATCACAGAGACTGGGGTCACAGAAGTTCTTCTTCGGAGACTC TCCGTCATCGCTGGACGCGTATGTGTTTGCACACCTGGCTCCTCTGTTGAAGATCAAACTGCCCAATGGAAAGCTCCAGCAGCACCTCACCTCTCTGAACAACCTGCAGCAGTACTGCACCAACATCCTGGCACTCTACTTCCCCTCCGATGCACGAG AGGCACCAGGTCGCAAGACTCATGCTCAGCCTGATAGCAGCGACTTGGACAACGAGCCCCACAAGCGGCGTAACCAGGTTCTGTCCGTTCTGTTCGCTGTGGGAGCCATGCTGGGTTACGCCATCCTCACCGGGATAGTCTCGATCAAGCGTGAGCGGCCACAGCTGAAGAACTCGGGTCATGATGATGGAGATGAAGAAGATGAGGACTAA
- the txnipa gene encoding thioredoxin interacting protein a yields MVAMTKRVKVFEIVFSDPSKSFYCSGDKVSGKILVEVLEVTRVTAVKVLGVGCAKVEYAKGKQRCREEIDYLKYEDLVHLDDHPADTDGSVILRPGNKYEYCFGFELPQQGQLVSSYKGKFGFVQYFVKAVMESPALPVLECRKHFEVEEPLDVNTPDLLSPTGGMKEKKVTCMFIPDGQVSLNAKIDRRGFCEGEEICIDAKFENTCSRIVVPKAAIIAKHTYQANGRTKLFRQKLSSVRGNHIISGMCDAWQGKSIRVPKIKPSILGCNIIRVEYALMIYMHIPGSDKLVLELPLVIGTVPYNGFGSRTNSMSSQDGSVSNASNSWVSLRMPSSAPPSYCDITRDCSLDQPLTPLLDDYDGGDSPIFMNAPQFQFPPLPEYSEVEEEYNGNARMLPVC; encoded by the exons ATGGTGGCGATGACAAAAAGAGTCAAGGTCTTCGAGATCGTCTTCAGCGACCCATCCAAGAGCTTTTACTGCAGTGGAGATAAAGTGTCGGGGAAGATCCTGGTGGAGGTGTTGGAGGTGACCAGGGTGACGGCTGTGAAGGTCCTGGGCGTCGGATGCGCTAAAGTGGAGTACGCTAAAGGCAAACAGAGATGCCGTGAAGAGATAGACTATCTGAAGTATGAAGACCTTGTCCACCTGGATGACCATCCAGCAG ACACCGATGGCTCGGTCATCCTCCGTCCTGGAAACAAGTACGAATACTGCTTTGGCTTTGAGCTTCCTCAACAAGG ACAACTGGTGTCTTCTTACAAGGGCAAGTTTGGGTTCGTGCAATACTTCGTGAAGGCTGTGATGGAAAGCCCCGCTCTGCCCGTCCTGGAGTGCAGGAAGCACTTTGAGGTTGAGGAGCCCTTGGATGTCAACACCCCAGACTTGCTG TCGCCTACTGGAGGCATGAAGGAGAAGAAGGTCACCTGCATGTTCATCCCAGATGGCCAGGTTTCTCTGAACGCCAAAATCGACAGGCGTGGCTTCTGCGAAGGTGAAGAGATCTGCATCGATGCCAAATTTGAGAACACCTGCTCTCGCATCGTGGTACCCAAAGCGGCCATCATCGCCAAGCACACCTACCAGGCCAACGGCCGCACCAAGCTCTTCAGGCAAAAACTCTCCTCAGTACGTGGCAACCACATCATCTCCGGCATGTGCGACGCCTGGCAGGGCAAGAGCATCCGTGTGCCCAAGATCAAGCCCTCCATATTGGGTTGCAACATCATCCGGGTGGAATATGCGCTGATG ATTTACATGCACATCCCGGGCAGTGATAAGTTGGTTCTGGAGCTGCCTTTGGTCATTGGGACGGTACCCTACAATGGTTTTGGTAGCCGCACCAACAGCATGAGCAGCCAGGATGGTTCTGTCAGCAATGCATCGAATAGTTGGGTGTCCCTGCGGATGCCGTCGTCTGCTCCACCAAGCTACTGCGACATTACACGTGACTGCAGCCTGGACCAACCGCTGACGCCTCTGTTGGATGACTATGATGGCGGAGACAGTCCCATCTTCATGAATGCACCCCAATTCCAGTTCCCTCCACTCCCTGAGTATTCTGAG GTGGAGGAGGAATACAACGGGAACGCCCGCATGCTTCCTGTCTGCTGA